TCTGACAACGTTAATTTTCTTTACCTGGACATTTCCTCCTCTTCACCAGGCACTCTTTGATCTCTGAGATTTCGGGACAGGGTTGGCCAAAGGGTGATGGGTACTGCAGGACTTGTCTGGTGCGGGTCTCCTGTCCCCGCTTGAAGCCGCAGGTTCTCCCAGACCTAGAGCAAGGGCTCCACTCGCTCCACTCACCCACCTCACAGTGCACTGACAGGGAACATATGTAGAGGGAGAGGTGAGGATGGGAAGTGTTTTCTAAAGTTTGAAATGTGGTTGCTCTCTTTTCCTTAAGTGTAGTTTCCAGTTAGAGCCAAACAAGACAAACATCTTTGGCAAGCATTTTTTAAGCACTGGACTGACCTTGTGGTGTGCACTCCATGAGTTTATCATTGGGCTCATAGTCCTCTGGACAGACATGGTGGCACCCTCCACTGAGCTGGTACAGACCTGGCCGGCACCGCATACATGTGTCGCTGTTCACACACGACTCACACTCTGCAGGGCATTCTGCAAGCACAAAATCTGAgttcaacatgttttatgtaGCAGCTTTGCAGGGAAAGTAAAAGGCCAACACCATGTTTCATCCCCGTCCCTGAGCACTCACTGGGAACACACTCCCTCTGTGTGTCGCTCCGGACCAGGCCCTCGGGGCAGCTCTCCTGGCACTTGCCCAGGTGAAGGTAGAATCCTGCTCGGCAGCGCGTGCAGAAGTTCTTGTTGAAGCAGGAGTCGCACTCCGACCTGCACTCTGACAGAGAAACACAGACCCACCGCCAGCGTTTATTTAAACCGAACGAGTTATCGTGTGTGTCCTGCGCGTTAAATAtacagtgtgtcagtgtgtgtgtgtgtgtgtgtgtgtgtgtgtgtgtgtgtgtgtgtgtgtgtgtgtgtgtgtgtgtgtctggctgGGAAAACAATATAGGCCTCTGCAGGCAGATTTTACAGGTTGGCTTGTGATAAATGATTTTAAGTAGGGCAGCACTTGATTTAGTTTAATGTCGTCAAAAAGAGACATATTTCACAAGGCGACTAGGAACCAGTTTTTATATAATTAGATTGCATACATACACAGGCCATATTTTACAAGATGGTTTCAAAATCATTGCTTGTAAAGAGGTGCGTGTGAAGGGTGGACATAGCCCAAATTTTGACAGTCTCTCAGAACCAGCTAGACTTTAAAGTATGTGCTTGTAATAAAACACAGTTAAGAGACCATATTTAACCGAAGTTTGAGatactttctgtgtgtgtttgctgaatCTAATCCAGCCATTCTCCAGTTAATTACACAAAAGACGGGCAACTATTTCCACAACTACTGACTTGTGTTCATTTCAAATGGGAGGAATATTTCCATTAATATACTATAATAATTCTTCGATACAAACCCAGTTTGTTCGTCATTATGACTCACTTGTGCAGGTGTTTCTCTCTGGGGATCTTGTGCCATAAAAGCCCAGAGGACAGGAAGTCATGCACACCCCGATCTGCTTCATCCCAATCCTCTCCAAATGCATGAAGAAGCGTGGCTTGCAGGACAGACAGCCATTGTAGTCGGAGCAGGTCAGACAGCCACCCTGCTGGCACCCTGAGCTCACCCCAGAGATCTCTGttgacaggagcaggagaatGTGTTTTACATGATGCATAATATGGAAAATATGAAGATTATGTTATGAAAGCTGTATTTATCTTAATGCATAGTTTCTACAGATATTTTGAAGAGATCCTGGCATTTGATCAACCACACTTCAGGGGTGGACACTCAACTCACACACAAAGCCCGTATGGTCTTTAAATCAGTTGCTTTTGTCACACTTTCTAAGTCTTTTTGCAGTCACAGtagcatttttatcatttattacttgaagattctattttattttgcagcCTAAATGTATCTGCCATAAAATCTCtcgaaaaaaattatatttctatAGAACTTCACTTACTTTTGTAATACTGGCCAAACCCACGACCAGGACTCTAAATCCTGATTTAAAAGATTTGATTCATGTTTGTAAAGCACATAAATGCAATTTGTAtagatgcattttattttatcaggtTGAATTTGTTGCTGTTCATCAGGCTAATAACTATCTCTGAAATCcacattaaacaaaatacagaagTTATTCAGAAACAACAACTTTAGTAGTGGATTTTTTCACAACTGTGCATGCTATGTCTCCTGTCTATTCTACCAACATCAGTGTTTTTAGGACTACACTCCACTTTTGATGTACTACAAGATTTGTATATCAATTTAGTGTATGTCACAAGTCAGTCCTTCAGGTAACAGTTAATAGGATAAAGATATACTGCAGGTTTATATGACGGAACTTTCAACAAATCAGTAAAAGAATCACcagtgctgaaaagaaaaactaatgaaaatggGGAATCAGTCCAGAACTGCATGTTAAAGCATGAGACCGCATTAGTCATATGCAGAAGAGTTACATTACAGAATTATATCAGACAACCTACTCACTGTAAAAGCAATTTAGCTGATAGTCTAGTGCCAACGGCAGCAATTTATTCCATGTTTACAGCTCTGTGTATGTACATTAGTGCTACACTGTTTAGTTCTGTTGATATATTTTACAGTAGAGTTTTCATCCCCCACTCGACACTAATATGTGAGATAATTCACCAGACTTTGTCCTCCAAGGACGAGAGCCCAGGTTGTaggttttaatgattttaactGTATGCTGACAGCTTTGACACAGACCTTTTTTATGTCTCCCAAGTTACAGCAAGTTTGTATCAACATGATAGAATGTTTAAGTTATTGACTGAAAACAATGAGCCCTATTAACGCATGGGAGAAATATCAATCCTCCTGCAAAAGCTTGCATATGATATCTGTTTCAGTATCTGATTGCAGACAGACCACAAAGAGGAGTAACAAAGGAGGCTCGGGTCATTCTTCTGAAAACCACCAGATACACATTATAGGTTCTGTGCTGTTGGATAGTTTCAGAGAGGAAGTTTGAAGCTTCTGGTCTTTATGCTTCAGTTACAGGATCACAGTCTTTATGAGGATACAGAACATTTCTTTAGAAATGTCATGCTTTAGTTAAATCTGGAAAGTGGTACAAGGCTGTGGAGTTTGAGAAAATAAGCTCAGGGACAAGCATGTGACTGCCACATATTTATCCTTACAAGGAGTGGCACCTGTGACAGTATACAGGCTATAGCCATGAGAGACGTCTCATGTTCTACATATTTCTTCACCCGCTGTATCGCTGCTCTGTTCCCAAAGAtgatgttttgaaaatgtttcagcAGTCACATATGGCAGGTAAACTAAAAGTAACCCCAGTAAGCACCCAAGGAATTGGCTTTCCTCTCCAGCCTTGGCATTTCATGCCACTGACTTACGCTGGCCATCTTTTTCAGTTCAGGGTTTAGCTGCCAGTTTACCATAGATCACGGATACTTTGTTTGAAATATCTTGACTATCTGTACAACTGCTGTCCATTTGCCACATGTGTTCCTGCCAAGCTGCTCTGATTCACAGAAGCCTTAAGACGCAGGAATTTGGCCTTGCCCCTGCGCTTGCACCAACGAAACCTCAGCTGGATGGCGGTATCTTGGGTAACATACCAATGAAGTCGCatatgaaataaacacattcacactcacgTACAAAACTGGTTCAcggagaaaacaacaaaacaaaaagggagTTAGAAAACATTACGCTCAAGGTGTTGAAAGCCTACCTCTTTAGGATTCTATCATACAACACATTCAATTTACAAACTCTACTCTtaaaacactcacattcatcTCTGAATTGTCttcataaaatatgtaaaaccaaTGGAATTCCAACTGTTTGCATCCAGGccttcattttttaatgcatcaTCACAGACAGGAAGCTCAGAATTAGggttctgtctctgtgtggtaattttggccttTTAACTGGATGGTCATTGACTCTCCATTCACTCTTACCCCCTTCTTTCCCTCTAAAGTCTGTACTCGTTCACCCCTTCGCCAACtaatccctccatcctccctcatATCTCAGGAAGTGTTAGATATCTGCATCTTTGGAGGAAGTTTAGATTCCTAGAAGAACTCATCAGTTAATGGTTACTCCTCACTGTACGCAGGAATGAAATAATGCTTTAGTGCTGCTATCTGACATCATGGTCCATATGTGCATATACTCTAAAAACACATTGTGGTATATTATCCTGAAATGAAGCAAACTACAGAAGCAAACTGACAAAAGAATCATGTACATGCTGTTTTCTGTCGTGGAGCATAATTGaagaaaaatattgcacatgcaTTCCCAGTAACCTTCCTGCTTTCACCTGTCTCACACTGTGTTGAGGCtctttaatagattttttaaaggGATATGAACTTTAAAAGAGAATTTAatctgtgtattttaatgcactATATACAGCAGACACTACAATGtctacattttctacatttgtaCAGTGCAAATACAGATTTAAATTAGAGTAAAATCAACTCCTTACATGTGCTAGGTAAATTTGACAGTAGAAACTGTCCACATTAGGCATCTGAGCTCTGTGATCAAGtgtaaagagaaaaagacaaagtgaGACGTTTCAGTCCCAGGTGGCATGCATAAAAACATCACTCTGAATGTCTATTATTGCAAATCACAGACAGTTTTAGCCACGCTGGCAAGTGATACATGGAATATTCCAGTTATCACTGCTCTTCTCTAACCGAGTTAGTCACAGAGCACATCTGGAGACCCTCAGTGATAAAGTGTGCGTAggaagaacagaaaaatatactTTATTGATACTTATTTCATAGTGTCATGGAAAAAAGCTGGTCTTAGCTCAAGAGTTGAGACATAATGTTGGAGCTCAGGGAGATATATGGGAGATGAAATACCTCCAGACTCAGTGTGGGACATCTCTGGAGGTTGATGGAGCCAGCTGTCAATTCTGCACTTACTTAcactttaaacagttttaagAGGAAGATTGGACATGGTTCTAAATGATGAATCTGAGTTCAGTTTCTGACTGGCATGGACCAACATCAGAAAAATCTTTGCcccataaatttaaaaatgttgcagtttaAGCACATAATTCAACAGGCACGTTACATCACCTAATATGGGAAATGAGGCGTGAATATACATTTAAACACATCAGCCCTAAGAGTCGAGAAACAAACTGTGCCTGAAGTCTGCTGCTGGCCGCTAGAGAGCGACGGGAACCAGGAGACTGAGCGCACAGAGCAGCGGCTGCAGGCTTCAGGTGGCACAACAATTAATTAATCCAATTAAGGCTCAAAGGTAACGAATTAAAAGTGCTCTACTAATGGAGAAATTACTGACGGTTCAAGCGGGCCATTCTGTCAATGTATTCATAGATGTACACGGTTGCACTGGAATTGGACGAAGAATCCAAGAATAAACCCCAAATTTGTAACATTAATATGGCAAATTTAACAGCTTAAACTTCATATGCAGAAAATTAGAGTTAGGAGTGTGAAAGTGatgatatataatattttttccagtgtaggaGAATTACTACAGTGACCAAACCCGTCAAAAGTGCCGTTTTACGCATCACCCGAAATTTTATTTGGTTATATCTAGATAAGCTCACCCACTGTCGGTGTGCGTAAAGGTTTGTTTGGCGACTATTAACTTAatccaaaaaatcccaaatccAGGTAATATCGCGAGGCTATAGTTTAGACATTTAGAAAAGGCTAAATATTGCAAGATCAGTCTTGTTGGTGAAAGAATGCTGGTTGAAGACTTTTGTGACCTTACAGTTTTATCAGGTTTGTAGATCTTCAATATGTAATTACATTAGATACCCATTCAGTTAAAAGTAAGGCAAACAGCATACAGTTACATAAAAAGAGTGTGACTTTGTGCACCAAACGCCAGGCAGCACGCCGCACTTCAGTTTACTCACGTTTATGCTGCCGGTGCCTGgagctgctgtgctgctgacAACCAGTGTAATCCATGCAGTGCAAGATGATCAAAACAAAGGAGATCAGTTGTAATTGCATAGTAGCCCAGAGGTGAGACTCGTACAGCTAATGTCAATGTTCACCAAAACACTTGTCGGATAAGATTCCGTTTTCTTCCCCACGCGGAGGCAGAGTCCGGAGTGCAGATAATTCCTAGACACAGCAAGACTCCCAGCTATGTGGTGATATTTGGTGATGGTAGTGTACGGTGGCCCAATGATGCCTGGGCCACTTAGACTGTAACATCCTGGATAGGGTCCACATATGTGCCAGAATGAGTCAGGGGTCTGTTATCCTCGCTGTGATAAAGAACATTCCCTCCAACAAAACCAAACGCACCAAAAAGCTTTAATGTCATCCGTTGCGCGCAGGAGGAAAGCAAACATCAGCGTGGGTCAAAAAGGATGAGAAGAATTATTGATTAAGGATTAACAAGAAGTTTGAGATGTTAAATCCATGTGTACAACTCCAAATTGACCTTTCCCTCCCTGTTCCTGTCTCTCTAGAGTTGAGATGCGCCGTGCGTCCCGGTGTGGATACGCTGCTGCCAGGCGCGCTCAGGGTCTCGGCTTCATCTGAGCATCAGCTGAAGCGCAAAAAGTAAAAAGATCAACGCTGGTAATCACACAGTTTCTGAGATGAACGTTTCGCAGGTCCtgctgtcaaacacacacacacaccttctccCTCCTCGCTGTATCTGAGCTGCAACTGAACCAAAGTAAATCTCCGCAGTTTCAGCGCTTTTCTGCTTTGCGTGCAGGACCCATTCACTCCCCTCCCGCCGGCCCGCTGATGACTTcagccctctctctctctctctttctctctctctctctctctccccctatGAGCTCCAAAGTTTATTTAGAGGGCATGCCCCCCGcgtcagagagacagacagacagagagatactGGTTATTTCAGCGAGGGTTTACTAATGTGCTCTAAGcgtctctgtgttttctgtttgaatCTGAATACTCACCGTTTATAAAACGACTTCACACTTCTTTGCAAACATTTATTTCCCCATGTTTAAATGGACACTACTGCTTGTAAATCAGTTTCTACAGTTGACAGAAGACGTGCCCCCCCCCCCTccataaacaataaaattaccGAACAATCTATAAAATCCTTGAAGATGAATTTGCTTTGGTTTGGACACAATCCCAGCAGCCGCATTACAACAGTgctaagagagaaaaaaaagctccgGTCTGGCGGCAGCTGTTGAGATGTAATTGCGTACCTTTAGATccattttcctcttttatttcaGAATGAGATGACGTTGCAAAGTCAGTCCAGTCATACTGTAAGTTTGCAGTGTCTTATATCAATTTTCAACGTGACATTTGAGACTGATCCGCAAAAATCTACATAAAGATGTGCTAGTTTGCTATTATTTCATGCACCATGTAGCCTATAAAATACATTAGAAAGTGTAATgaattaaaatgttcttttattcGGTGGCAAAGATGGTTTGGTGTCTAGGGAGAAAATGAAGCTGCAGCATCTCATCATATTACCTCTAGAGGGAGTTAGTTCCATAAAAGCTTGAGGCACATATTCCTGACAGACAGTATCAGTGTGGTGAACTGTAGCACACCTTTCTTTAATGAGTccaaatctgatgtttttttgcCGTGTAGTTACACAATATAGAGGATCATTCATGAGAATAATGGCCTATCAAaggtaaaaaatacatttcttacGACTCTTTCTAGTATTTCAcatcaagaaaacaaatgtacaTAAATTTGTATAAATAGATCGGTCTTGTTAGCAGATCTTTAGCATGCAGATGGAGATAAAACAATTTTGGATGCTCAGGTGATAAATTCTCTTCAATGTGGAAACGTTGCGATTTACCTCCAGGTTTGTGAGGCCGCAGCTCAGCAGTGGAAAAGGGGGCTGAAGCCTCATTTGTCTAACTAGTGTGTTGATGTTTAGGGGGAACAGTATGCACAAGTCCAGTGCTTTTCCTCCCTGTGGCTTCTGGTCTTCCATCAGTCACTGTGCTGAGAAAAGCAATGCAAACACAGCGCGGCTCTTTCTTTATGGGAATACTTCCCTGTTTGCCCTGTACTAACTCAGGACCAGGACAGTGAGACATAACAGAGATTGATGCATTGTTTTAAACCCTTTCACCTCCACTGAGGCAGACTCCTGAATCTAAACTATAACAAGGATATTAAGTGATGCATTATAGTTACACAAATTAATACTTTAGTGTTTGACAACTGCACTGTAACACCACTATTGAATTTAGTCTGACTGAAGGTTATTAACAGGTGTTTCTCTGCAAAGCAGTTGCAAAAAATGGTGAAACTTCCAAAATATTTTGATGCAATCTTATGAAAAATTATGAAATCTTCCACTTCCACCTCTCCTTAGTCCCAGTGGTTTGTTGTAAGGGATATAGAGGAATAATGCTCGTCTTTGTGTCCCAGTCTAAACTACCCCTCCATCCCCTGGGGGTAggagtgtgtacatgtgtgtttatgtgggtGTGTATGTGGCACTGGGGTGAGGAAGGTTAAGGTCACTTGGTCAGTCCCTGTGACCGTCCAGTGAGAGAATCAGTCGACACCTGTAAATGAAGTCGGGCAGGTGCATAAACCCTCCTGACCAAGGATGGATGCACactacaagtttttttttcctctttaatacCACATCTTGTCCTATTTTAGCCTTAATCTAATTTCGGCCTTGTTCTCAGAAAAGAGTTTGTGCCCTCATCCTTGCTTTCTTAGTGTTGACACAGACGTAGAACTTTTGAATCCTCAACTAACATTTCTTATGTTTTTGttcacaaaacagacacaaggcAGATTGGAACAGGAGCTTTAAAGTTCTGATCCTACAGTATTGTAAATTATTTACTTCCATAACTGTGAGAATTACCACTTGTGGTATAATGGGTGGGTccattgttaaaaatgttgaaatcaaataaaagtgcaaatgcctgaaaaacaacactgaaatgcAATTGTGTGGCTAGACAGTGAAGACATCAAATATTCTTTTGTTAAACTTCTTACTGTTAAATCAAAACGGAGCATTAAGGCAATGTAAAACTCCAATAACTGAGTTGACTATTTACACGTCCACCAGACATTAAGGGTATGTCTGACCACCAGATAAATAAAAGTCCAAAACTGACTTTCCCTTTTGCTCTGTCCTGGTTTCCACCAACTCCTGAGGACGATATCTGGTTCTTTAGCTGTtaaatgcttttgtttgtttgcattttgtttgaGCAAATGGTGTACAGTTGATTTATCAATGAATTTTAGCAAaattatgttgttgtttccctTAAATTTTGATTACAGCACCTTTTAGGGAGTGTCAGCAGCACATGAGTCTGGGATTTAAAGCGTGACATGATTTAATTAAACTCCTCATTTCCCAGCCACAAAAAGGCCCATCAATCAGTCAAGCAGGTGTCTGCTCTGTTATACCCATGTGACATTGCACAAATCTATT
This genomic stretch from Amphiprion ocellaris isolate individual 3 ecotype Okinawa chromosome 9, ASM2253959v1, whole genome shotgun sequence harbors:
- the rspo3 gene encoding R-spondin-3 isoform X1, translated to MQLQLISFVLIILHCMDYTGCQQHSSSRHRQHKQISGVSSGCQQGGCLTCSDYNGCLSCKPRFFMHLERIGMKQIGVCMTSCPLGFYGTRSPERNTCTKCRSECDSCFNKNFCTRCRAGFYLHLGKCQESCPEGLVRSDTQRECVPNFVLAECPAECESCVNSDTCMRCRPGLYQLSGGCHHVCPEDYEPNDKLMECTPQVHCEVGEWSEWSPCSRSGRTCGFKRGQETRTRQVLQYPSPFGQPCPEISEIKECLVKRRKCPGGRRKNERRERRNRNNRKDKENQEGRRERKRERERERDTGEREDSDNRNKTEHRHRRGHDTEPVSPDAGLVQ
- the rspo3 gene encoding R-spondin-3 isoform X2; protein product: MQLQLISFVLIILHCMDYTGCQQHSSSRHRQHKQISGVSSGCQQGGCLTCSDYNGCLSCKPRFFMHLERIGMKQIGVCMTSCPLGFYGTRSPERNTCTKCRSECDSCFNKNFCTRCRAGFYLHLGKCQESCPEGLVRSDTQRECVPKCPAECESCVNSDTCMRCRPGLYQLSGGCHHVCPEDYEPNDKLMECTPQVHCEVGEWSEWSPCSRSGRTCGFKRGQETRTRQVLQYPSPFGQPCPEISEIKECLVKRRKCPGGRRKNERRERRNRNNRKDKENQEGRRERKRERERERDTGEREDSDNRNKTEHRHRRGHDTEPVSPDAGLVQ